Proteins from a genomic interval of Trifolium pratense cultivar HEN17-A07 linkage group LG6, ARS_RC_1.1, whole genome shotgun sequence:
- the LOC123892925 gene encoding probable E3 ubiquitin-protein ligase LOG2, producing the protein MGNSSSNGGNNRRRHSSSRRNRPPPPPVTPQPEISTNHPFVYPGSSPYPNPPMHYPQYNYPGYYPPPVPMHHPHHQHRHHHPHQHMDPDWVSRYYPCGPVMNQPAPFVEHQKAVTIRNDVNIKKETLAVSPDQDNPGFFLVSFTFDATVSGSIAIYFFAKEDEGCILTPTKENHRAPVTVQFQQGLGQKFRQQAGTGINFSMFEESDLLKVGDKDVYPLAVKADASSNNHDGSNETVTSGKTNSQITQAVFEKEKGQFRVKVIKQILSVNGMRYELQEIYGIGNSVEGGVDDNEQGKECVICLSEPRDTIVHPCRHMCMCSGCAKVLRFQTNRCPICRQPVERLLEIKVGTEE; encoded by the exons atgggaAACAGCTCAAGCAACGGCGGTAACAACCGTCGTCGACACAGCAGTTCAAGAAGAAATcggccaccaccaccacctgtAACACCACAACCCGAAATCTCAACAAATCATCCATTTGTTTACCCTGGTTCTTCACCGTACCCGAATCCACCTATGCATTATCCTCAGTATAATTACCCTGGTTATTATCCACCACCGGTACCTATGCATCATCCTCATCATCAACATCgtcatcatcatcctcatcaACATATGGACCCTGATTGGGTTTCCAGGTATTATCCTTGTGGACCGGTTATGAATCAACCTGCACCGTTTGTTGAGCATCAGAAAGCTGTTACTATAAGGAATGATGTTAATATTAAGAAAGAGACTCTTGCTGTTTCACCTGATCAAGATAACCCTGGTTTTTTTCTTGTTTCGTTTACCTTTGATGCTACCGTTTCTGGAAG CATCGCCATATATTTCTTTGCAAAAGAAGATGAAGGCTGCATCCTCACCCCGACCAAGGAAAACCATCGTGCACCTGTAACTGTACAATTCCAGCAAGGTCTCGGACAGAAGTTTAGACAGCAAGCTGGAACTGGTATTAACTTTTCAATGTTTGAGGAGTCAGATTTATTAAAGGTGGGTGACAAGGATGTCTACCCTCTAGCGGTGAAGGCAGATGCATCATCTAATAATCATGATGGATCAAATGAGACTGTGACATCTGGCAAGACAAACTCTCAAATAACTCAAGCGGTGTTTGAGAAGGAGAAAGGACAATTTCGGGTAAAAGTTATTAAGCAGATTTTGTCTGTAAATGGGATGAGGTATGAGCTGCAGGAGATATATGGTATTGGAAATTCAGTGGAAGGTGGCGTGGATGACAATGAACAAGGAAAGGAATGTGTGATATGTTTGTCGGAGCCTCGTGACACAATCGTTCATCCCTGCCGACATATG tGCATGTGTAGCGGATGTGCAAAGGTTTTGAGGTTCCAGACGAATAGATGCCCGATTTGCAGACAACCAGTTGAGAGGCTTTTGGAGATAAAGGTAGGGACTGAAGAGTAA
- the LOC123892926 gene encoding uncharacterized protein LOC123892926, with protein sequence MDTKILNFQILNGSIKRRVFFRSILLAATISMVALLRLRALSDFNFGNLVPIATNFNCFADSDNNVTLNQPSSNFFQNRFWGVMNCEKDVNLTVNVVTELMGMQFLNSEANTLCVGEGSSMAVKAMKQLGFSTVSGVYTNRFFSLKMKRFIYELDYQDCSFDFVLSRDLDKVSVPALLVLEVERVLKPNGIGALLVGAKSSHHNDLIRSATPVSSLLRSSSVVHVDSIDGELNLVVFKKRSQNATTFFNHNQISLPADCPSLTLTKPLIDLMEPLVSEKPMLVSPVSYLPKFVDVSARKRLVYIDIGVGELLNANVSDWFLPSYPIDQKDFNVYFVHYNTSIMLSYVKRPGITFVYHPGLAGKVTAEVDDIGDKDEDLDHYGGEEEFDFLAWFKETVQYADFVVLKMNAGEVELKFLSDVFDSGAICFVDELFLRCPEKSDDDKTNALTSKENCMDVYKSLRSNGVYVHQLWGDEIAYKTKP encoded by the coding sequence ATGGACACAAAGATCCTGAATTTCCAGATCCTTAATGGGTCAATCAAACGGCGCGTGTTCTTTCGTTCAATTCTACTTGCAGCTACCATTTCCATGGTTGCTCTTCTTCGTCTTCGCGCCTTATCGGATTTCAATTTTGGAAATTTAGTTCCAATTGCAACCAATTTCAATTGTTTTGCAGATTCAGATAACAACGTCACTTTGAACCAACCCAGTTCCAATTTCTTTCAGAATCGCTTCTGGGGTGTTATGAATTGTGAAAAAGACGTTAACTTGACAGTGAATGTTGTCACTGAATTAATGGGTATGCAGTTTTTGAACAGTGAAGCTAATACCCTTTGTGTTGGTGAAGGTTCTTCAATGGCTGTTAAAGCAATGAAACAGTTGGGTTTTTCAACTGTTAGTGGTGTTTACACCAACCGTTTTTTCTCCCTCAAGATGAAGAGGTTCATTTATGAACTAGATTATCAAGATTGTTCATTTGACTTTGTTTTATCTAGGGATCTTGATAAGGTTTCTGTACCTGCGTTGCTTGTACTTGAGGTTGAGCGTGTTCTTAAACCTAATGGAATTGGTGCACTTCTTGTTGGTGCTAAAAGTTCACATCACAATGATTTGATTAGATCAGCTACACCAGTTTCATCATTGTTGAGATCTTCTAGTGTTGTTCATGTTGATTCTATTGATGGTGAACTTAATCTTGTTGTTTTCAAGAAAAGATCTCAAAATGCAACAACTTTTTTCAATCACAATCAGATTAGTTTACCTGCTGATTGTCCTAGCTTGACATTAACCAAGCCTCTCATAGATCTAATGGAACCTCTTGTGAGCGAAAAACCGATGCTCGTGTCACCGGTTTCCTATTTGCCTAAGTTTGTTGATGTTTCTGCTAGGAAGAGGTTGGTTTATATTGATATTGGTGTAGGAGAGCTTTTGAATGCAAATGTTAGCGATTGGTTCCTACCATCATATCCAATTGATCAGAAAGATTTCAATGTGTATTTTGTTCACTACAACACTTCGATAATGTTGTCTTATGTGAAGAGGCCCGGTATCACGTTTGTTTATCACCCTGGATTAGCCGGTAAAGTCACCGCCGAAGTTGATGATATCGGAGATAAAGACGAAGATCTAGATCATTATGGTGGGGAAGAAGAGTTTGATTTCCTTGCTTGGTTCAAAGAAACTGTGCAATATGCTGATTTTGTTGTCTTGAAGATGAATGCAGGAGAAGTTGAACTCAAGTTCTTATCTGATGTATTTGACAGTGGAGCTATATGCtttgttgatgaattgtttCTAAGATGTCCTGAGAAAAGTGATGATGATAAAACTAATGCCTTGACAAGCAAGGAAAATTGCATGGATGTTTACAAAAGTCTCAGAAGCAATGGTGTCTATGTGCATCAATTGTGGGGAGATGAAATTGCTTACAAGACCAAACCTTAG